The Tenrec ecaudatus isolate mTenEca1 chromosome 14, mTenEca1.hap1, whole genome shotgun sequence genome contains a region encoding:
- the CCNK gene encoding cyclin-K has translation MKENKENSSPSVTSANLDHTKPCWYWDKKDLAHTPSQLEGLDPATEARYRREGARFIFDVGTRLGLHYDTLATGIIYFHRFYMFHSFKQFPRYVTGACCLFLAGKVEETPKKCKDIIKTARSLLNDVQFGQFGDDPKEEVMVLERILLQTIKFDLQVEHPYQFLLKYAKQLKGDKNKIQKLVQMAWTFVNDSLCTTLSLQWEPEIIAVAVMYLAGRLCKFEIQEWTSRPVYRRWWEQFVHDVPVDVLEDICHQILDLYSQGKQQMPHHTPHQLQQPPSLQPAPQVPQVQPPPPPQGPDPPQPPPKDCQPAIQQPRKPSPQPSPPRQVKRAVVVSPKEESKAAEPPPPKIPKLEAAHPPLPPAHPPPDRKPPLAAALGEAEPPGPVDTSELPKVQLPPPAHPAPVHQPPPLPPRPPPPPPSSYMTGMSTTSSYMSGEGYQSLQSIMKTEGPAYGALPPAYGPPTHLPYHHVYPPNPPPPPVPPPPTSFPPPTIPPPTPGYPPPPPTYNPNFPPPRLPPTHAVPPHPPPGLGLPPASYPPPAVPPGGQPPVPPPIPPPGMPPVGGLGRAAWMR, from the exons ATGAAGGAGAATAAAGAAAATTCAAGTCCTTCAGTGACCTCAGCCAACCTGGACCACACCAAGCCATGCTGGTACTGGGATAAGAAAGACTTGGCTCACACGCCTTCACAGCTTGAAGGACTGGACCCAGCCACCGAGGCCCGGTACCGCCGGGAAGGCGCGCGGTTCATCTTTGATGTGGGCACACGCCTGGGACT GCACTATGATACCCTGGCCACTGGAATCATTTATTTCCACCGCTTCTACATGTTTCATTCCTTCAAGCAGTTCCCGAGATAC GTCACGGGGGCCTGCTGTCTCTTTCTGGCGGGGAAAGTCGAAGAAACTCCCAAAAAATGTAAAGATATCATCAAAACAGCTCGTAGCTTGTTAAATGATGTCCAGTTCGGCCAGTTTGGAGATGACCCAAAG GAGGAGGTCATGGTCCTGGAGAGGATCCTGCTGCAGACCATCAAGTTTGACCTGCAGGTGGAGCACCCCTACCAGTTCCTGCTCAAGTACGCCAAGCAGCTCAAAG GtgacaaaaacaaaattcaaaagctGGTTCAAATGGCGTGGACATTTGTGAATGACAG CCTGTGCACCACCTTGTCGCTGCAGTGGGAGCCGGAGATCATCGCGGTGGCAGTGATGTACTTGGCAGGCCGCTTGTGCAAATTTGAGATACAGGAGTGGACCTCCAGACCCGTGTACAGGAGGTGGTGGGAACAGTTCGTTCACGATGTACCCGTGGACGTTTTGGAAG ACATCTGCCACCAGATCCTGGACCTGTACTCCCAAGGGAAGCAGCAGATGCCTCATCACACCCCCCACCAGCTGCAGCAGCCCCCCTCCCTACAGCCTGCCCCACAAGTGCCCCAAGTGCAGCCACCCCCGCCGCCTCAAGGCCCTGACCCACCCCAGCCCCCGCCAAAGGACTGCCAACCGGCCATCCAGCAGCCCAGGAAACCGTCTCCACAACCCAGCCCGCCCAGACAGGTCAAGCGCGCTGTG GTGGTCTCCCCCAAAGAAGAGAGCAAAGCAGCAG aaccaccaccacccaaaatcCCCAAATTGGAGGCTGCCCACCCACCATTGCCTCCAGCCCATCCACCTCCAG ACCGGAAGCCCCCCTTGGCCGCTGCCCTGGGGGAGGCCGAGCCACCTGGCCCCGTGGATACCAGCGAACTCCCCAAAGTCCAGCTCCCCCCACCGGCCCACCCAGCGCCTGTGCATCAGCCACCTCCGCTCCCACCCCggcccccgccgccgccccccTCCAGCTACATGACTGGCATGTCGACCACTAGCTCCTACATGTCCGGTGAGGGCTACCAGAGCCTGCAGTCCATCATGAAGACCGAGGGTCCAGCCTACGGCGCCCTACCTCCTGCATATGGCCCGCCTACTCACCTGCCCTACCACCATGTCTACCCCCCtaacccaccccctccccctgttCCCCCACCGcccacctccttccccccacccaccatccCACCGCCTACGCCGGGCTAtccccctccaccacccactTACAACCCCAACTTCCCACCCCCCCGCCTGCCGCCCACCCACGCTGTCCCGCCTCACCctccaccaggcctgggccttcctccTGCTAGCTACCCACCCCCAGCTGTGCCTCCAGGGGGACAGCCCCCTGTGCCCCCACCCATCCCCCCACCAGGCATGCCCCCCGTGGGGGGACTTGGACGGGCAGCCTGGATGAGATAG